The following coding sequences are from one Leptolyngbya sp. NIES-3755 window:
- a CDS encoding hypothetical protein (hypothetical protein L8106_15530;~similar to AA sequence:cyanobase_aa:LBDG_21320), giving the protein MQFESASAGKAISGLRVIGYGILLLCLFDLVDILYPFQAFNSNWEFNTVGNLVERVGFPLVGFGFVFLGEESNRSTSERFLLKPLSWLLMAYAIAYWVLVPIGISSGWRIHNQNNAQLVTQLSQQRDQAKAAQAQLGKLTDEQVKALVQRSTVNELQNFNANEFRKRQLEGIETAAQQTEVQAKAALEQQTKNLLKKGTKWTLGAFLSGIVFLYLWHLTSWARAKKVRNRPLAMTR; this is encoded by the coding sequence ATGCAGTTTGAGTCCGCTTCAGCAGGAAAAGCAATCTCTGGGTTGCGTGTGATTGGTTATGGTATCTTGTTGCTATGTTTGTTTGATCTCGTCGATATTTTGTATCCTTTTCAGGCGTTTAACTCTAATTGGGAATTTAACACTGTTGGCAATCTTGTCGAGCGCGTTGGCTTTCCACTTGTTGGATTCGGGTTTGTGTTCTTGGGAGAAGAATCGAATCGATCGACATCTGAGCGATTTTTGCTAAAACCCTTGTCCTGGTTGCTGATGGCTTATGCGATCGCATATTGGGTATTAGTCCCAATCGGTATCAGTTCCGGTTGGCGCATTCACAATCAAAACAATGCTCAACTCGTCACACAGTTATCTCAACAACGCGATCAAGCCAAAGCTGCTCAAGCTCAACTCGGAAAACTCACCGATGAGCAAGTCAAAGCATTAGTTCAGCGATCGACCGTCAACGAATTGCAGAATTTTAATGCTAATGAGTTTCGCAAGCGCCAACTAGAAGGCATCGAAACCGCAGCACAACAAACTGAAGTTCAGGCGAAAGCGGCTTTAGAACAACAAACCAAGAACTTGCTAAAAAAGGGAACAAAGTGGACATTGGGTGCATTTCTTTCTGGCATTGTGTTTCTCTATCTCTGGCATCTCACCAGTTGGGCACGAGCTAAGAAAGTTCGGAATCGACCTCTAGCCATGACCCGATAA
- a CDS encoding hypothetical protein (similar to AA sequence:cyanobase_aa:AM1_0786): protein MPSLTLGRLEKVDLRTCWEREDIDFTPWLAQSDNMQLLGNAIELELEVEAQEKGVGAFRADILCKDIETDHWVLIENQLERTDHSHLGQLLTYAAGLKAVTIVWIAERFTEEHRAALDWLNEITDEAFNFFGLEIELWKIGDSPVAPKFNVVCKPNDWSRSITGAAKSLQTAAPTETKQLQLEYWEAFRKYANTHATSIKPTKPLPQVWMMIALGRSGFELAAIAAAGINEIRAEVLIHNHQAKAYFALLETQKSEIESEFGSALEWWNVPEKKRCKVQIRCSADLSDRSNWQEQHQWLVQNLDKLHKVFSHRVKRLSLDDFAS, encoded by the coding sequence ATGCCTTCACTCACCCTGGGTCGTCTAGAGAAAGTTGATTTACGCACGTGTTGGGAGCGCGAAGACATTGATTTCACGCCTTGGTTAGCTCAATCTGACAATATGCAACTCCTCGGAAACGCGATCGAACTTGAACTAGAAGTAGAAGCACAAGAAAAAGGCGTGGGAGCATTTCGGGCTGACATTCTCTGCAAGGACATCGAAACCGACCACTGGGTACTGATTGAGAACCAACTTGAACGAACCGATCATAGCCACTTGGGTCAATTGCTTACTTATGCGGCTGGCTTAAAAGCAGTCACGATCGTATGGATTGCTGAGCGCTTCACCGAAGAACATCGAGCCGCATTAGATTGGTTAAACGAGATTACCGACGAAGCATTCAATTTCTTCGGTCTAGAGATTGAACTCTGGAAGATCGGAGATTCACCTGTTGCACCAAAGTTCAATGTTGTGTGTAAACCGAATGATTGGAGTCGCAGCATCACAGGAGCCGCAAAAAGTCTACAGACTGCCGCCCCAACCGAAACCAAACAACTCCAGCTTGAATACTGGGAAGCCTTTCGCAAGTATGCAAATACTCATGCAACTTCTATCAAACCGACAAAGCCGCTGCCTCAAGTTTGGATGATGATCGCATTAGGTCGCAGTGGATTTGAATTAGCTGCGATCGCGGCGGCAGGCATCAATGAGATTCGGGCTGAAGTTCTCATTCACAATCATCAAGCAAAGGCTTATTTTGCACTGCTCGAAACTCAAAAATCTGAGATTGAAAGCGAGTTCGGCAGTGCTTTAGAGTGGTGGAATGTGCCTGAGAAGAAAAGATGTAAAGTTCAGATTCGCTGTTCTGCGGATTTAAGCGATCGTTCAAATTGGCAAGAACAACATCAATGGTTAGTCCAAAATCTCGACAAGCTGCATAAAGTGTTCTCGCATCGGGTAAAGCGCCTCTCTTTAGATGACTTTGCAAGTTAG